A single window of Cydia strobilella chromosome 18, ilCydStro3.1, whole genome shotgun sequence DNA harbors:
- the LOC134749269 gene encoding uncharacterized protein LOC134749269, whose translation MMYLVSVFPDKVDSFKAVNCISSACVPLSKYIFMWTSRNRLTTIMKMSHEGLGVLPVGSPARARMLQTLHKAQGVSWLVILNQAIIHIVYLLLPLFLTVFMNERYLPTTPGEPYGLIPKYETPYYEATFVITCAATTFSAINQTGYIVLFVTLVAHELGHFYVITETFNEIYKLSSATRENDDSRKEIDEKLTFCIKHHKFLIKYHRKISELYQAILGAQFLMMIIVLVTTLQTMC comes from the exons ATGATGTATCTAGTGTCCGTGTTCCCGGACAAGGTGGACTCCTTTAAAGCTGTCAATTGCATCAGCTCGGCCTGCGTGCCGTTGTCCAAGTACATCTTTATGTGGACTTCAAG GAACCGCCTCACGACAATAATGAAAATGAGCCACGAGGGTCTCGGAGTGCTTCCAGTAGGAAGTCCAGCTCGGGCTCGCATGCTGCAGACTCTCCACAAAGCACAAGGCGTCTCCTGGCTGGTGATACTCAATCAGGCTATCATACACATCGTTTACTTGCTATTACCGCTCTTCTTAACTGTTTTTATGAACGAGAGATATCTGCCAACAACTCCTGGGGAACCTTATG GCCTTATTCCTAAATACGAAACCCCGTACTACGAAGCCACGTTCGTAATAACGTGTGCTGCTACCACGTTTTCTGCCATCAACCAGACTGGCTACATAGTCCTCTTCGTTACGCTGGTCGCCCACGAACTTGGACATTTCTACGTCATCACCGAGACTTTTAACGAAATCTACAAACTTTCTAGTGCTACAAGAGAAAACGATGATTCGAGAAAAGAAATAGACGAAAAGCTAACGTTCTGCATCAAACATCATAAATTCCTTATCAAGTACCACCGGAAAATTAGTGAGCTTTATCAAGCTATACTCGGAGCTCAATTTCTCATGATGATAATCGTATTAGTCACAACGCTACAGACGATGTGCTAA
- the LOC134749626 gene encoding uncharacterized protein LOC134749626, whose amino-acid sequence MSQTNEKTRSKVTCQIVTCGHLATLLYFFKKYKRKLYMPNENPIEEAKKIISGIQQFVGIRDVFGDNKELRWSPLSVVGILVSWCVGVAFLYTGPFSEIMYLVSVFPDKVDSFKAVNLISATCVPISKYIFMWTSRNRLKTIMKMSHEGLGVLPEGSPARARMLQTLHKAQGVSWLVILNQAIVHIGYLLLPLFLTVFMNGRYLPTTGESYGLTPKYETPYYEATFVITCVATAFSAINQTGYIVLFVTLVAHELGHFYVITETFNEIYKLSSATRENDDLRKEIDEKLTFCIRHHQFLIKYHGKISELYQAILGAQFLIMIIVLVTTLQTMYYWHFSNTIITGVAGIMPLTIYCFGGELIISTAENMSEAIYSCGWEMMEPRQARAVGFILCISQRPLHLTAAGVTTMNRDTFANVVQAVYKIYAVFN is encoded by the exons ATGTCACAGACGAACGAGAAGACGAGGTCAAAAGTCACTTGTCAAATTGTGACTTGTGGCCATCTGGCAACACTGCTTTATTTTTTCA aaaaatataaaagaaagcTGTATATGCCTAATGAGAATCCAATCGAAGAAGCTAAGAAGATAATCAGTGGGATCCAGCAATTTGTCGGGATTCGGGATGTCTTTGGCGACAATAAGGAACTTA GATGGTCACCACTTTCCGTAGTAGGGATCTTGGTGTCTTGGTGTGTTGGTGTAGCTTTTCTGTATACGGGTCCGTTCAGCGAGATCATGTATCTGGTGTCCGTGTTCCCGGACAAGGTGGACTCCTTCAAAGCTGTCAACCTCATCAGCGCGACCTGCGTCCCGATTTCCAAGTATATCTTTATGTGGACTTCAAG GAACCGCCTAAAGACAATAATGAAAATGAGCCACGAGGGTCTTGGAGTGCTTCCAGAAGGAAGTCCAGCTCGGGCTCGCATGCTGCAGACTCTCCACAAAGCACAAGGCGTCTCCTGGCTCGTGATACTCAATCAAGCTATAGTACACATCGGTTACTTGCTATTACCGCTCTTCTTAACTGTCTTTATGAACGGGAGATATCTGCCAACGACTGGGGAATCCTATG GCCTCACTCCTAAATACGAAACCCCGTACTACGAAGCCACGTTCGTAATAACGTGTGTTGCTACCGCGTTTTCTGCCATCAACCAGACTGGCTACATAGTCCTCTTCGTTACGCTGGTCGCCCACGAACTTGGACATTTCTACGTCATCACCGAGACTTTTAACGAAATCTACAAACTTTCTAGTGCTACAAGAGAAAACGATGATTTGAGAAAAGAAATAGACGAAAAGCTAACGTTCTGTATCAGACATCATCAATTCCTTATCAAGTACCACGGGAAAATTAGTGAGCTTTATCAAGCTATACTCGGAGCTCAATTTCTCATAATGATAATCGTATTAGTCACAACGCTACAGACGATGTACTATTGGCATTTTAGTAACACGATTATAACAGGCGTGGCCGGTATAATGCCTCTGACTATTTACTGTTTTGGCGGGGAGCTGATAATTTCGACGGCTGAAAATATGTCGGAGGCTATTTACTCTTGTGGTTGGGAGATGATGGAACCGAGACAAGCTAGGGCCGTGGGCTTCATCCTGTGCATCTCTCAACGACCCCTGCACCTTACTGCAGCCGGGGTTACGACTATGAATCGAGACACCTTTGCAAACGTAGTGCAAGCcgtttacaaaatttacgccgtttttaattaa
- the LOC134749447 gene encoding odorant receptor 82a-like, with amino-acid sequence MIKLIEKYKTKLSMPNENPIEEAKKIVSGIQQFVGIPDVFGDNTELRWSPLSVVGILVFPVAFLYTGPFSQIMYLVSVFPDKVDSFKAVNCISATFVPLSKYIFMWTSRNCLRTVMKMSHEGLGVLPEGSPARARMLQTLHKAQCLSWLVILNQAIIHIVYLLLPLFLTVVMNERYLPTTPGESYGLAPKYETPYYEATFVITCAATTFSAINQTGYIVLFVTLVAHELGHFYVITETFNEIYKLSSATRENDDSRKEIDEKLTFCIKHHQFLIKYHGKISELYQAILGAQFLMMIIVLVTTLQTMYYWNFSNTILTGVTGTMPLTIYCFGGELVISAAENMSEAIYSCGWEMMEPRQARAVGFILCISQRPLHLTAAGFTIMNRDTFANVVQAVYKIYAVFN; translated from the exons atgataaaattaatagaaaaatataaaacaaaactgtCTATGCCTAATGAGAATCCAATTGAAGAAGCTAAGAAGATAGTCAGTGGGATCCAGCAATTTGTCGGGATTCCGGATGTCTTTGGTGACAATACGGAACTTA GATGGTCCCCACTTTCCGTAGTAGGGATCTTGGTGTTCCCTGTAGCTTTTCTGTATACGGGTCCATTCAGCCAGATCATGTATCTGGTGTCCGTGTTCCCTGACAAGGTGGACTCCTTCAAAGCTGTCAACTGCATCAGCGCGACCTTCGTGCCGTTGTCCAAGTATATCTTTATGTGGACTTCAAG GAACTGCCTCAGGACAGTAATGAAAATGAGCCACGAGGGTCTCGGAGTGCTTCCAGAAGGAAGTCCAGCTCGGGCTCGCATGCTGCAGACTCTCCACAAAGCACAATGCCTCTCCTGGCTCGTGATACTTAATCAGGCTATCATACACATCGTTTACTTGCTATTACCGCTCTTCTTAACTGTCGTTATGAATGAGAGATATCTGCCAACGACTCCTGGGGAATCTTATG GCCTCGCTCCTAAATACGAAACCCCGTACTACGAAGCCACGTTCGTAATAACGTGTGCTGCTACCACGTTTTCTGCCATCAACCAGACTGGCTACATAGTCCTCTTCGTTACGCTGGTCGCCCACGAACTTGGACATTTCTACGTCATCACCGAGACTTTTAACGAAATCTACAAACTTTCTAGTGCTACAAGAGAAAACGATGATTCGAGAAAAGAAATAGACGAAAAGCTAACGTTCTGCATCAAACATCATCAATTCCTTATCAAGTACCACGGGAAAATTAGTGAGCTTTATCAAGCTATACTCGGAGCTCAATTTCTCATGATGATAATCGTATTAGTCACAACGCTACAGACGATGTATTATTGGAATTTCAGTAACACGATTCTAACAGGCGTGACCGGTACAATGCCTCTGACTATTTACTGTTTTGGTGGGGAGCTGGTGATTTCGGCGGCTGAAAATATGTCGGAGGCTATTTACTCTTGTGGTTGGGAGATGATGGAGCCAAGACAAGCTAGGGCCGTGGGCTTCATCCTGTGCATCTCTCAACGACCCCTGCACCTTACTGCAGCCGGGTTTACGATTATGAATCGAGACACCTTTGCAAACGTAGTGCAAGCCGTTTACAAGATTTACgccgtttttaattaa